Proteins encoded within one genomic window of Gimesia sp.:
- a CDS encoding ankyrin repeat domain-containing protein, with the protein MNENGNDLSQLIELVPPPQQLTEIEQPGQWDVIQSEMGIILPNDLRDFALTYGSGTFKDSSGIFSLRVFNPFARPFKRDVVEMQRILEYHGSPFDVFPSSPGLFTWGADESRRQFCWLTNGSPDSWPVIFITGDRKFVRYDTSLSGFLVQLFSGQVDEFGLELDSAWFQERSGEIFFKPRKPYDASKWPPLLEAILMLDQKKTRQLLNEGVDPNAVLPNGESPLIAAIETACDEELVKILLHAGADPNFEGPEGRTALQLAASSDYAPDCVEILLSAGAKVSCKDEDGWTPLLLASNRKFEDRVRILLAHGADPNDQLPNGKTALQLARQSKIICKMLKAAGATVES; encoded by the coding sequence GTGAATGAGAACGGAAACGATCTATCACAACTGATCGAACTAGTACCTCCTCCACAACAACTCACTGAGATTGAGCAACCCGGTCAATGGGATGTCATTCAGAGCGAGATGGGAATCATATTGCCAAATGACTTGCGAGACTTTGCTTTGACATACGGAAGCGGAACTTTCAAGGATTCCTCGGGGATTTTTTCACTAAGGGTATTTAACCCATTTGCCAGACCTTTCAAGCGTGATGTAGTCGAGATGCAGAGAATCCTCGAATATCATGGCTCACCATTCGATGTATTCCCCAGTTCTCCTGGACTTTTTACCTGGGGAGCAGATGAGTCCCGTCGGCAATTCTGCTGGTTAACCAATGGGAGTCCTGATTCCTGGCCTGTCATATTTATTACTGGGGATCGAAAATTCGTGCGTTATGATACTTCACTCTCAGGATTTTTAGTTCAATTATTTTCCGGCCAGGTAGATGAATTTGGACTCGAATTAGATTCTGCCTGGTTTCAAGAGAGATCCGGCGAAATCTTTTTCAAACCCAGGAAACCATATGATGCCTCAAAGTGGCCACCATTGCTGGAAGCGATTCTGATGTTGGATCAGAAGAAAACACGCCAGCTTCTTAACGAAGGAGTGGACCCGAACGCTGTTTTACCAAATGGAGAGTCTCCGCTGATTGCAGCGATTGAAACGGCTTGCGACGAAGAACTGGTTAAGATTCTTCTGCATGCCGGGGCTGATCCAAACTTCGAAGGACCAGAGGGGCGTACCGCCCTTCAACTCGCTGCTTCATCAGACTATGCACCAGATTGTGTTGAAATCCTACTTTCTGCGGGAGCCAAAGTTTCTTGCAAGGATGAGGATGGGTGGACCCCACTGTTACTGGCGAGTAATCGAAAATTTGAAGATCGAGTACGAATCCTGCTCGCACATGGAGCCGATCCAAATGACCAGCTTCCAAATGGAAAGACTGCTCTTCAGCTTGCAAGGCAAAGTAAGATAATCTGCAAGATGCTCAAAGCGGCAGGAGCAACAGTTGAATCATAA